The Parabacteroides timonensis sequence GCTGACTGAAGGAGATAAGCTTCCGTCTATTTTAGGTACAGATGTTCCAAGACGTAATAATGCAGATATGAAGACTGCCGGTTGGGAGCTTTCTGTCAATTGGAGGGATCAGTTGGCTAACGGTTTTTCTTATGATTTAGGTTTGATTCTGTCTGACTATCAGAGTGAAATTACCAAGTTTGATAATAATCCAAGCAAGTTATATGATAATTATTATGTAGGAAAAAAGATTGGAGAGATCTGGGGATATGAAACCGTCGGAATCTTCCAGTCGAAAGACGAAGTGGCGACGGCTGCCAATCAGAGTAAATTAGGTAATGGCGATAAATGGGGACCTGGTGATACACACTATGCAGATTTGAATGGTGACAAAATAATAGATTGGGGTGATAAAACAGTAGATAACCCAGGCGATACGAAGGTAATTGGAAATACGACACCGCGTTATCAGTTCGGTATAACAGCCAATCTGGGATGGAAAGGTTTCGATTGTAATATCTTTATTCAAGGTATTGGTAAACGCGATTTCTTCCCGATCGGTAGTTATTTCTGGGGACATATTAATAATGGGAATGCTGTCGGTACCTATGAAGTGTATAAAAATGCCTGGAGAGAAGATAATCCGGGAGCATTCTATCCTATGTGGAAAGCTTCTTCAATGAGTTATAATGTAAGAACACAGACTCGTTATTTACAAAGCGGAGCTTATGCACGGTTGAAAAACTTTACGGTTGGATATACGATACCAGCTGAGATCACCCAGAAAGTCAGATTGAACAAAGTTCGTGTTTACTTTTCCGGTCAGAACTTATTCGAGATTACCAATATGCGAGGTAAATTCGATCCTGAGCTTATCGGAAATGTGGATGATGAAAAATCAAAGTCAAATGTAGGCAAAGTGGGTGAATTTTATCCGTTGCAGCGTTCAATTTTATTCGGTTTACAATTATCATTATAATTAGAGCAATATGAAATCAATTAAAATATTACTTACAGGTAGCATCATGTTGGCAACGTTGGTTGCCTGTAATGATGATTTTATGGATCGTTTTCCGACAACAGATATCAGTGATCAGAATTTCTGGCATTCGACCAGAGATATGGAGTTATATTGTAATGGTTTATATACTTTCATTAAAGGACACGGAACCGGTCACGATAGAAGCCCGATGTTATCCGGTGATAACCAGAGCGATAATATGGCCCCTCAGGATTATAACAAGGTGGCTGCCGGCGAACATATAATACCGGAAAGTTCTAATACCGACGAATGGAATTGGACTTTTATCCGGAAGTGTAATTATTTCCTGGCCCGTTATCAGCAGGCGGAGATCAGTCAGGAGGAAAAAGATGCGTATGCTGCTGAAGTATATTTCTTTAAAGCCTGGGATTATTTTGAGAAGGTGAAACGATATGGAGATGTACCCTGGTTGACGAAAGACCTTACAACAGAATCGGAGGAACTTTTTGGGTCAAGGGATTCACGTGTTGAAGTGATGGATTCTGTGTTAGCTTGCATCGATTGGGCTATTGAAAAGCTGCCGGCTAAAAAGAGTGCTGTTTCCGGCCGTATCAACAGGGATGTAGCACTGATATTAAAGGCGAGAATCTGTCTGCATGAAGGAACGTTCCGTAAATATCATCAGATTGATAATTCGGAAAAGTTCTTGAAAGAGGCTGTAAACACAAGTCAGACTTTAATGAAAGAAGGTCATTACCAGATTTATAACACAAATAATCCGGAGTCTGATTACCGTACGCTTTTCTGTTCTCTGGATTTGAAGGATAATCAGGAAATGATTTATTATAAAGTCTATGAAGAAGGATTGTTAGGTAACAGGACAAGTAATCTTTTGGAAGGTGGAGAATCAACTTTAGGATTTAGTGTGACAAAATCTTTAATTGATGCTTATCTTTGTGAATGTGGAAAACCGATATCTCTTTGTAAAGAACATTTCCTGGGGCATGATAGTATTCAGGCTGAAATGTTACATCGTGACCCGCGTTTGTGTCAGACGATCTGTTATCCGGGAAAAGATTTGCAACGGGATACGAAGAAACCGGCTATTCCGGGATCAAATATTTCTACAGCAAATATTCCGACCGGTTACCAGATTATCAAATATTGGGTAGATGATCCGGCAGAATATTTACGTTATCAGAACGGTATTCTGGATGCTCCTGTATTCCGTTATGCGGAAGCCTTATTGGTTTATGCGGAAGCGAAGGCGGAATTGGGTGAGTGTACACAGTCTGATTTGGACTTGTCTGTTAATTTGTTGCGTAAACGTGCCGGTATGCCGGATATGAAAATCGATCAGCTGGTGAAAGACCCGATGTCTGATTTCCCGTCTTTACCGGTATTGATAGACGAGATCAGAAGGGAAAGACGTGTGGAGTTTGCTCTGGAGAATATGCGGTATGATGATTTGATGAGATGGAAAGCGGGTAAGCTGATGGAAAAAACGGTTCGGGGAATGAAGTTTGTTCAGTCTCAGTATCCGACAGTCGTTATCGGTAAACATATCGATGTGGATAAAGAAGGTTTTATTCTGCCGTATTGGAATATTTTACCGAACGGACGTAAGTTCGATGAATCGAAACATTATTATTTCCCGCTTCCGACAGAAGAGCTGGTTATTAATAAAAACTTAAAACAAAATCCAGGTTGGTAATCGATTATGAGAAAGATTTTTTATTCTGTAGCGGCCTTGGCTACATTGAGTTGTTCGGTAGGAGCAAAGGAGAAAGAGGCTAAGAATGTATTGTTTATTTTGGTTGACGATATGCAGAAAACCTGCATTCATGCCTATGGTAATAACCAGGTCGTATCCCCTAATATTGACAGGATCGTCGATCAGGGTATTTCTTTTATGCATACCTACACGAATGGTTCTTTGGGAGGTGCTTTGTCGATGCCGAGCCGTGCCATGATCATGACGGGGAGAGGTGTCTATGAGGTAAGTGGAGACGGCGCGGTGATTCCGGAACAACAAGTTACCTTGCCGGAATTGTTGCGGTCTAACGGTTATGAAACGTTTGCCACAGGGAAATGGCATGCAGATCCCTTGTCGTTTAACCGCTCATTTGCCAAGGCGGAAAATATTTTCTTCGGAGGAATGCATTCGTATGCAACAGACGGACATGTATCTCCCCGTCTGAACCATTATGATCCGGAGGGCAAATATGAAAAGACTTTTATCGGGGATAAGTTCTCATCAGAGATGTTTGCCGATGCGGCCGTCGATTATCTGAATAAAAGAAGTAAGAATGATAAACCGTTCTTTGCCTTTGTTGCTTTTACTTCTCCGCACGATCCACGTATGAAGCATCCAGAATACGGACATCACTATAATCCGGAAGAGATGGAACTGCCTGTTAATTTCCTGCCGCAGCATCCGTTTGACAACGGAGAGTTGAAGATCCGTGATGAGGTATTGTTACCCTTCCCGAGAACAGAGGCTATGATGAAAAAAGATTTGGCTGATTATTATGGAATGATCAGTGAAGTCGATACGCAGATCGGACGTATTATGAAAACCTTGAAGGAGAAAGGGGAGTTGGATAATACCATCATTGTTTTTGCTTCAGATAACGGTTTAGCAGTAGGACGTCACGGACTTCTTGGCAAGCAGAATTTGTATGAACACAGTGTCTGTGTACCGATGGCTATGGTTATTCCCGGCATGGAACAAGGTACCCGGAAAGATGTGGATTGTTACCTGTATGATATCTATCCGACCCTTTGTGATCTTCTGAATATTAAGCCGGCAGAATCTGTTACAGGGAAATCGTTGGCTCCGGTATTGAAAGGGGCGGAAAAGCACAGGGATCAATTATTCCTGGCTTACAACAGCTTCCAGAGAGCTTTGGTGAAAGATGGTTGGAAATACATTATTTATAATGTGGATGGTGCCATTACGGAACAGTTGTTCAATCTGCAGACAGACCCAGATGAAATGGTGAATCTGGCTTCTGATGCAAAATACGATTTCAAAAAACAAGCTTATAAGCGTATTTTGAAAGAAGAGATGAAAAAGAACAATGATTTCTGTAATTTGGATTTACATTACTGGATGGGAAGACCGGGAAAGATGTCCTGGGATGAAGCTTCTAAATTGTATGTTTATTGATCTGATCTGACATCAATTTCATATTTGGAGAACCGTATGTTTTCTTTAGCGCAATTTTATATTGTCGAAAAAGAAAGCGTACGGTTTTTCCGCATACCTATGCGGCTTTATGGAGATAATCATGTATATTTGCAAGTTATAAAAGATATCTCGGACATATTTCGGATATCATTTAACGAGGATTTATATGGCAAAGAAAGCAACTACAACAAAACAAAATAGTAACAACGAACCTGGTAAGTTTGCCCTGATGAAGATGTTCTTCACCAACGAACGTACCCGTTTTATTACCGGGCTGGTAATAGCAATTATTACCATTTATATCGGATTATCCTTGATCTCTTTCTTCTTTACGGGAGGAGCCGATCAAAGTAAGATCGAGAATGTCCCGTTATCGGATCTGCTGACGAACAGAGGTTCGGTTGAGAACTGGACGGGTGTGCGCGGAGCTGTCCTGGCAGACCTGTTGATGAACCGCTGGTTTGGTATCTCTTCGTTTATGATCCTGTTTTTCCTCGGTTCGGTCGGGGCGAAGCTGATGA is a genomic window containing:
- a CDS encoding RagB/SusD family nutrient uptake outer membrane protein codes for the protein MKSIKILLTGSIMLATLVACNDDFMDRFPTTDISDQNFWHSTRDMELYCNGLYTFIKGHGTGHDRSPMLSGDNQSDNMAPQDYNKVAAGEHIIPESSNTDEWNWTFIRKCNYFLARYQQAEISQEEKDAYAAEVYFFKAWDYFEKVKRYGDVPWLTKDLTTESEELFGSRDSRVEVMDSVLACIDWAIEKLPAKKSAVSGRINRDVALILKARICLHEGTFRKYHQIDNSEKFLKEAVNTSQTLMKEGHYQIYNTNNPESDYRTLFCSLDLKDNQEMIYYKVYEEGLLGNRTSNLLEGGESTLGFSVTKSLIDAYLCECGKPISLCKEHFLGHDSIQAEMLHRDPRLCQTICYPGKDLQRDTKKPAIPGSNISTANIPTGYQIIKYWVDDPAEYLRYQNGILDAPVFRYAEALLVYAEAKAELGECTQSDLDLSVNLLRKRAGMPDMKIDQLVKDPMSDFPSLPVLIDEIRRERRVEFALENMRYDDLMRWKAGKLMEKTVRGMKFVQSQYPTVVIGKHIDVDKEGFILPYWNILPNGRKFDESKHYYFPLPTEELVINKNLKQNPGW
- a CDS encoding sulfatase-like hydrolase/transferase, with translation MRKIFYSVAALATLSCSVGAKEKEAKNVLFILVDDMQKTCIHAYGNNQVVSPNIDRIVDQGISFMHTYTNGSLGGALSMPSRAMIMTGRGVYEVSGDGAVIPEQQVTLPELLRSNGYETFATGKWHADPLSFNRSFAKAENIFFGGMHSYATDGHVSPRLNHYDPEGKYEKTFIGDKFSSEMFADAAVDYLNKRSKNDKPFFAFVAFTSPHDPRMKHPEYGHHYNPEEMELPVNFLPQHPFDNGELKIRDEVLLPFPRTEAMMKKDLADYYGMISEVDTQIGRIMKTLKEKGELDNTIIVFASDNGLAVGRHGLLGKQNLYEHSVCVPMAMVIPGMEQGTRKDVDCYLYDIYPTLCDLLNIKPAESVTGKSLAPVLKGAEKHRDQLFLAYNSFQRALVKDGWKYIIYNVDGAITEQLFNLQTDPDEMVNLASDAKYDFKKQAYKRILKEEMKKNNDFCNLDLHYWMGRPGKMSWDEASKLYVY